In Proteus terrae subsp. cibarius, the genomic stretch ACGGTGTGATCATGGACGTGGAAGCTACCCCGGCGCACCGTACCGCCGAAGTCGATTCGACTAGGACGATGGTCGAGCGTGTCGAGGCGCAGTTCGATCTCACACCGGAACGCCTTATCGGCGATACCGCTTATGGCACCGCCCCGATGCTGGCCTGGATGGTCGAAGAAAAGGACATCGAACCGCATGTGCCGGTGTGGGACAAGACCGAGCGCAAGGACGACAGCCTCTCCAGTAACGACTTTCACTGGAGTCAGGACGCCAATGAATATCGCTGCCCAGCCGGCAAACCGCTACGCAGTGAATGGCGCGCCTTCACCCAGCAAAGGTCGCGGGTAACTAAGGCCAAAACCGTCATTTACCGCTCCAGCCAAACCGACTGCGCCACCTGCCCGTTGAAAGCGAAATGCTGCCCCAACACGCCGAATCGGAAGATCGTCCGCAGCATCCATGAGGCTGCCCGCGACGTGGCTCGACGCATCGCCAAGACACCGGAGTACCTCGTCTCTCGCTGCGAACGAAAGAAGGTGGAGATGCTTTTCGCCCACCTCAAACGGATCATGAAACTCGACCGTTTACGACTGCGTGGCCTAACGGGTGCCACTGACGAATTCACCTTGGCTGCGATGGTGCAGAACCTGCGCCGCATGGCCAAGCTTTTGCCTCAAGGGCCACCGCTGACGGGATAGGTATGCCTGCTACGAGCAGAAACCCTCAAATTAACCCTTAAACCTGAGCAAGGACGCTCAGTGAAACGCCGGAAGGCAACTTGAAGTGGCTTGCAGCCACTTCGACAGCAGGCACACCTGATCGGCAGGCTGCCGCTAAAGCTACTTTTTCAACAGAATCGGCCGATTTGTGCCGGTCGTCAAGGACCGCTTCGGATCACTCTCAACCGGATCGCGGGCCAGCTGATTTGCTAAAACCCGCGCCAAACTCAACGAAGGATTTCGCATGATCCGTTTTTTTTGGCGATCACGCTCGGCCTGATGGTTGGCTGCTCGTCGAGTTCAAGTTCGATCTGATCAGTGAGCGGTAGCGCAAGTGGATCGCCTCAGCCAAGCAGCGTTGTTGCCGGCGGCCGGAAGAAAGCCTTGAACTAGTAGCGGAAAGGATGAAACTTTATTTTTACGATTCTCAGCATTTTCCAAGGTTGAGCGAAAATTAGGATGATACTTTAATGATTCCGGCCTCCATCCCCACAAAACGCTTGCAGATGGCAGAATTGAAATAAGTCATTGTTTTAAATGGATTTTTGCAGGAATTGCTACGTTGCAGGGTCCTGTAGTTAGGATGACACTTTATTTTCCTCCCACAGGCCTCGTGATACGCCTATTTTTATAGGTTAATGTCATGATAATAATGGTTTCTTAGACGTCAGGTGGCACTTTTCGGGGAAATGTGCGCGGAACCCCTATTTGTTTATTTTTCTAAATACATTCAAATATGTATCCGCTCATGAGACAATAACCCTGGTAAATGCTTCAATAATATTGAAAAAGGAAGAGTATGAGTATTCAACATTTTCGTGTCGCCCTTATTCCCTTTTTTGCGGCATTTTGCCTTCCTGTTTTTGCTCACCCAGAAACGCTGGTGAAAGTAAAAGATGCTGAAGATCAGTTGGGTGCACGAGTGGGTTACATCGAACTGGATCTCAACAGCGGTAAGATCCTTGAGAGTTTTCGCCCCGAAGAACGTTTTCCAATGATGAGCACTTTTAAAGTTCTGCTATGTGGTGCGGTATTATCCCGTGTTGACGCCGGGCAAGAGCAACTCGGTCGCCGCATACACTATTCTCAGAATGACTTGGTTGAGTACTCACCAGTCACAGAAAAGCATCTTACGGATGGCATGACAGTAAGAGAATTATGCAGTGCTGCCATAACCATGAGTGATAACACTGCTGCCAACTTACTTCTGACAACGATCGGAGGACCGAAGGAGCTAACCGCTTTTTTGCACAACATGGGGGATCATGTAACTCGCCTTGATCGTTGGGAACCGGAGCTGAATGAAGCCATACCAAACGACGAGCGTGACACCACGATGCCTGCAGCAATGGCAACAACGTTGCGCAAACTATTAACTGGCGAACTACTTACTCTAGCTTCCCGGCAACAATTAATAGACTGGATGGAGGCGGATAAAGTTGCAGGACCACTTCTGCGCTCGGCCCTTCCGGCTGGCTGGTTTATTGCTGATAAATCTGGAGCCGGTGAGCGTGGGTCTCGCGGTATCATTGCAGCACTGGGGCCAGATGGTAAGCCCTCCCGTATCGTAGTTATCTACACGACGGGGAGTCAGGCAACTATGGATGAACGAAATAGACAGATCGCTGAGATAGGTGCCTCACTGATTAAGCATTGGTAACTGTCAGACCAAGTTTACTCATATATACTTTAGATTGATTTAAAACTTCATTTTTAATTTAAAAGGATCTAGGTGAAGATCCTTTTTGATAATCTCATGACCAAAATCCCTTAACGTGAGTTTTCGTTCCACTGAGCGTCAGACCCCAGCACCTGGTCGCTTTCAGCTGTAAGCGTCGCGGTTTCTGCCCGAGCTGTGGGGCGCGGCGGATGGCCGAAAGTGCCGCCTTGCTGGTTGATGAAGTACTGCCTGAACAACCCATGCGTCAGTGGGTGTTGAGCTTCCCGTTTCAGCTGCGTTTCCTGTTTGGGGTCGTTTGCGGGAAGGGGCGGAATCCTACGCTAAGGCTTTGGCCAGCGATATTCTCCGGTGAGATTGATGTGTTCCCAGGGGATAGGAGAAGTCGCTTGATATCTAGTATGACGTCTGTCGCACCTGCTTGATCGCGGCCGCGATAGCTAGATCGCGTTGCTCCTCTTCTCCATCCGCGTTCCAAGCTGCGGAAAGGCACCCATAAGCGTACGCCTGGTCGAGCAGGCGACGCGGATCGACGTCCAGCGCACGAGAGAATGCGTCCGCCATCTGTGCAATGCGTCTAGGATCGAGACAAAGGTCGTCTCTGTCAGCCGGATCGTAGAACATATTGGCGGCGCCAAAGCCCACTTCACCGACCAGACCGACGGGATCTATCACCAGCCAGCCGCGACTGGAGAACATGATGTTTTCATGATGCAGATCGCCATGTAGCCCACGCAGTTCCGAGGCATTGCTCATCATTTGATCGGCTATAATCGCCGCGTGGACGTAGTCAGTTTGACAACCTGCGTTTTGATCATCGCGCGCCCGCTGAAACAAAGCTGCAAAGCGATCCCGGATCGGGAGAAGGGCAGAAGGCAGGGGTTCCTCAGATGCGGCATACAGCTTCGCCATTAGTTCCGCTGCAATTTCGGTCGCCTGGTAGTCGCCGTGCTCGGCAACGATGTGAGAGAGCATTCGCTCCCCGGCATATTCGAGCAACATCAGATTGTTCTCACGACCGAGCAACCGGACTGCTCCCCTCCCATTGCGCCATACCAGATAGTCGGCCCCGCGCAGTTCATCAGCAATGTCTTCTATAGGTTTCAATCCCTTGACGATTGCAGGAGTCCCGTCTGGCAATGAAACTTTCCAAACGAGGCTGGAAAAGGTGTCCGCAATGAGAACAGGTTGCGAAACGTGCCAATGAGCAGGAAAAACAGGCGGCATGAACATCAACCCCAAGTCAGAGGGTCCAATCGCAGATAGAAGGCAAGGCGTTCGCGGTCGGGGGCTTCGATCCCCAATACATTGAATAGGACAGCGAAGGCGCGCTCTGCTTCATCTGGCGCTGCCCAGTTCTCTTCGGCGTTAGCAATCATGAGTGCCAAATCGGCATAGCGATCTGCTGTTCCGAGCCGCCCAAGGTCGATCAGACCCGTGCATTGAAGAGTTTTAGGGTCCACCATGAAGTTCGGCATGCAGGGATCACCATGGCAAACAACCATATCGGTGCGCTCTTGGTCGAGCCGCACCGGTAGCTCTCGTTCGACACGAGCCAAAAGATCGAGCTGCGGCGTACTCTTGTCCTCGTCCGGTAAGAAGTCGGGATTGACGGCATTGCGGGACACCACATCAACGGCGCGTCCGAACATTCGCGACAGCCTGCGCTCAAACGGACATTGATCAACCGATAGGCTGTGAACAGCGCCAAGTTGCTGCCCCATTGACGGCCACGCTTTGAGCAAATCCGCTCCAGACAGATCAGCCGCCGGTACTCCCGGAATTGCCGTTATCACCAAGCATGCACCCTCCTGTTCCTCCTGCCAGTTGATCACCTCGGGGCAAGCCACACCTCGACCTTTGAGCCAAATGAGGCGGTCACGCTCTCCAGCGAGCTCACCGCGGCGGGAAGCAGGTGCGATTTTCGCGAAGGCATGCCCGTCACCACGTCGAAAAACAAAATCACCAGATTCTCCGCCTCTGACAGGCAACCAGTCAGAATGCGATTCACCAAAAAAAATATTAGTTCGATTCAATGGAGGTTCCTTCAGTTTTCTGATGAAGCGCGGAGGTGGCTCAACTTGGGGTTCTAGGGATTTTCCCCTCTAAAGTAACATAGAACGCTACAGGTATTATATTATATGGTCTGTGGCGGTGGGTTACCTTCCAATATTCTGCCATCTTATATAAACACCATCAATCATATTGGCGTTTATTCATCATGGCAATTAGTAATGAACTCTCGATTCTGACTCAGGCAGAACAACGAGACTTGTATTCAGCACCTCAGTTTTCTATTGAGGAACAACGTTTGTATTTTTCGCTAAACGATGTAGAACAGGCCGAATGCCGTACTATCAGGCTTACTAAACATCGTTGTTATTTCGTGGCGCTTCTGGGCTATTTTAAATCTAAGCCAGTGATCATTGCTCCGAGTTTCCGTGATATCAGTATCGACATGCAGTTTATTGCCTCCCAAATTCAAAGAGGTAAAGGGATCAGGCCTTTCAGTGTCAGTAAAATGCAGCGTGACCGTATTTACTCAAGGATACTGCGTCTACTAAATTACAATAAGTGGAATGAAAAACAGCACCTCAATGCTCTGTGCCACCACCTGGTTTACATTGGTCATGCCTGGCTGGAGCCTCGACACCTCTTTGATGCGGCCATTGAATACCTTGCCAGCCATAACATTGCCATTCCTAAGTACTCCGTGCTTCAAAGACTGATAAGCCGCACAATGCAACAGGTCAGAAAAGACCTGACGCTCCAACTGAATCAACTTACCAGTAATGAACTTAACGTCTTTCTGGACAACATAATCACTACTAAAGACGACGGGCTGAGTCTGAGCCATCTCAGGGGTGGTGCCAAAAGTCTGACCGTGCCTGAGCTTAAAAAAGAGCTCGCCATTTACCACCGGTTAGCACCATGGCACACGCAAATAAATGACGTTGTGGACAGGCTCAATCTGTCGCTAAAAAATCGACAACACTTCAGCGGCCTTATTGATTACTACGGCAGTAAAGTGCGGCGCTTCAAACGCTCACAGCAGCACCTGTGGTTACTGTGTCATCTGACAGAGCGCATGCAACTTGCACTGGAGCGCCTGACGGATGGGTTTGTTTACCATATCCGAAAACAACAGGAAGCCGCCAACGCCTTTGCACAACAAGCAGTGTTCCTGTCCTGGCAGTCAGCTGCGGACAATGTCACGAAAGCGGCAGAGCTACTGCATCTGTTTGTGGATGAGAACATTGATGATAATCAACCCTTCTCAGTAGTCAGACAACAGGCATTGAAGGTCATGAATGACAGGGATATCCAGACCCTCTGCCTTTACCTGAAAAAACAGAAACGGACCGTGGAAGAGTACCAGTGGCAACATTACGATGAACAATGCAATCTCCTGGAGCAACTGTTAAGGCAGGTGTTCTTGTGCCTTGAATGTGAGGCCGGTAAAGGCTCAGAAGCCGTCGTCGCCCAACTTCAACAGATGCAGACGGAAATCGCATTCGGTGGACCACTGAAGACGATGGATACGTCGCTCATCCCGAAAAAGCACCTCCCATGGTTGGTTAAACAGGATAACGTTAACCCGCAACGTTACGAATGGCTGCTCTACCGGCAGTTAACCTCACGACTGAATGGACGCATTTATTTGCCAAATGTTACCAAATACCGCGCACTGGAAGACGACCTGATCCCCCAGACATCGCAGGATACCTTGCTGGCCTCATCAACACTGGACAGACTAAAACAGCCCGCAGAGTTATTGTTACAGGAGAAACAACACCGGCTGGAAAGTGCACTCAAAGACGTTGCTCTCCATATTGATGAGGGAGACAATCGAAATGTGATCATGAAAAATCGTACCGGTACCCGCTGGCGTCTGCCGACCAAAAGCGCTACATCTCTGGTCAACAATCCCTTTTTTAAGCGAATGCAACCGGTCGGTATCGCGGATGTACTGCGGTATGTAGAGCGCGAAACCGGGTTCATGAAATGTCTGACTCATGTACTTCCGATACAAAAACAAGGGTTCACTCATCAGGATGATTTACTGGCCATTCTGATTGCCAACGCCACTCACCGTGGTGTGTATGGCATGGCGCAGATCTCCGATCGAAGCTATGAACACCTGAGTACGGTGCAGGCCAACTATATCCGGCCTGAAACGCTGCATGACGCCAGCGACGTGATCAATAATGCGGTTGCAGCGCTACCCATCTTCCGCCACTACCATATTCAGGAGGACCAGCTGCATGCCAGTGCGGATGGTCAGAAATTCGAAACCCATCTGGAAACCTTTAAAACCCGGTACTCCTCTAAGTATTTCGGCACCAACAAAGGGATCACGGCCATGACACTGGTGGCCAACCACAGCGCCCTCAATGCTCGGATCATCGGTTCCAACGAGCACGAATCACACTATATTTATGACCTGTTACAATCCAACAGCAGTGAAATCAAACCTGACGTACTCTCGACAGATACACACGGTGTCAATCATGTTAACTTCGCCTTACTGGATCTATGCGGTTACAGTTTTGCACCGCGATACGCGCAGTTCAGTAGTGTCATCAATGATCTGTTTGATGTGACTGAAAGTGAACAAGGCAGCACCATACTGGCGCTAAAGAAGCCTATCAGAACGAATGTTATTACAACGGGATGGCAAGATATCAGGCGTATTGTTCTGTCACTTCAGACAAAGCGGACGACACAAGCAATGCTGGTAAGAAAGTTGTCTGGTTACCCTTCTGGACACCCAATATTACAGGCTCTGACGGAGTATAATCGACTGGTTAAAGCGCAATATTTACTTGACTACATCGACGATGCCAGTTTGCGGCAG encodes the following:
- a CDS encoding aminoglycoside O-phosphotransferase APH(6)-Id → MFMPPVFPAHWHVSQPVLIADTFSSLVWKVSLPDGTPAIVKGLKPIEDIADELRGADYLVWRNGRGAVRLLGRENNLMLLEYAGERMLSHIVAEHGDYQATEIAAELMAKLYAASEEPLPSALLPIRDRFAALFQRARDDQNAGCQTDYVHAAIIADQMMSNASELRGLHGDLHHENIMFSSRGWLVIDPVGLVGEVGFGAANMFYDPADRDDLCLDPRRIAQMADAFSRALDVDPRRLLDQAYAYGCLSAAWNADGEEEQRDLAIAAAIKQVRQTSY
- a CDS encoding Tn3 family transposase; its protein translation is MAISNELSILTQAEQRDLYSAPQFSIEEQRLYFSLNDVEQAECRTIRLTKHRCYFVALLGYFKSKPVIIAPSFRDISIDMQFIASQIQRGKGIRPFSVSKMQRDRIYSRILRLLNYNKWNEKQHLNALCHHLVYIGHAWLEPRHLFDAAIEYLASHNIAIPKYSVLQRLISRTMQQVRKDLTLQLNQLTSNELNVFLDNIITTKDDGLSLSHLRGGAKSLTVPELKKELAIYHRLAPWHTQINDVVDRLNLSLKNRQHFSGLIDYYGSKVRRFKRSQQHLWLLCHLTERMQLALERLTDGFVYHIRKQQEAANAFAQQAVFLSWQSAADNVTKAAELLHLFVDENIDDNQPFSVVRQQALKVMNDRDIQTLCLYLKKQKRTVEEYQWQHYDEQCNLLEQLLRQVFLCLECEAGKGSEAVVAQLQQMQTEIAFGGPLKTMDTSLIPKKHLPWLVKQDNVNPQRYEWLLYRQLTSRLNGRIYLPNVTKYRALEDDLIPQTSQDTLLASSTLDRLKQPAELLLQEKQHRLESALKDVALHIDEGDNRNVIMKNRTGTRWRLPTKSATSLVNNPFFKRMQPVGIADVLRYVERETGFMKCLTHVLPIQKQGFTHQDDLLAILIANATHRGVYGMAQISDRSYEHLSTVQANYIRPETLHDASDVINNAVAALPIFRHYHIQEDQLHASADGQKFETHLETFKTRYSSKYFGTNKGITAMTLVANHSALNARIIGSNEHESHYIYDLLQSNSSEIKPDVLSTDTHGVNHVNFALLDLCGYSFAPRYAQFSSVINDLFDVTESEQGSTILALKKPIRTNVITTGWQDIRRIVLSLQTKRTTQAMLVRKLSGYPSGHPILQALTEYNRLVKAQYLLDYIDDASLRQYVQRALNRGEAWHFLRRAIASVNGDQFRGKNESEIAIWNECARLLANAIIYFNSAILSHLLGHFEARGDEEKAGITRAVSPVAWQNINLSGTYNFTNTGKLPNIGEITRPIVDD
- the aph(3'')-Ib gene encoding aminoglycoside O-phosphotransferase APH(3'')-Ib, with translation MNRTNIFFGESHSDWLPVRGGESGDFVFRRGDGHAFAKIAPASRRGELAGERDRLIWLKGRGVACPEVINWQEEQEGACLVITAIPGVPAADLSGADLLKAWPSMGQQLGAVHSLSVDQCPFERRLSRMFGRAVDVVSRNAVNPDFLPDEDKSTPQLDLLARVERELPVRLDQERTDMVVCHGDPCMPNFMVDPKTLQCTGLIDLGRLGTADRYADLALMIANAEENWAAPDEAERAFAVLFNVLGIEAPDRERLAFYLRLDPLTWG
- a CDS encoding broad-spectrum class A beta-lactamase TEM-1, giving the protein MSIQHFRVALIPFFAAFCLPVFAHPETLVKVKDAEDQLGARVGYIELDLNSGKILESFRPEERFPMMSTFKVLLCGAVLSRVDAGQEQLGRRIHYSQNDLVEYSPVTEKHLTDGMTVRELCSAAITMSDNTAANLLLTTIGGPKELTAFLHNMGDHVTRLDRWEPELNEAIPNDERDTTMPAAMATTLRKLLTGELLTLASRQQLIDWMEADKVAGPLLRSALPAGWFIADKSGAGERGSRGIIAALGPDGKPSRIVVIYTTGSQATMDERNRQIAEIGASLIKHW
- a CDS encoding IS1182-like element ISCfr1 family transposase — its product is MMGQLPGGQQRLFYSFNLEDHVPAQHLLRSIDQCLDLSDLRAYLADFYSPIGRPSIDPELMVRMLVVGYCYGIRSERRLCEEVHLNLAYRWFCRLGLEDEVPNHSTFSKNRHGRFRDSDLFRWLFNEVLRRCMAAGLVKGEGFAVDASIIKADASRQRGVAGDEVDWNDPKLSSRAVREYLEALDEEALAEALPKKISLTDPQSRWTAAPGGPAFFAYSTNYLIDTEHGVIMDVEATPAHRTAEVDSTRTMVERVEAQFDLTPERLIGDTAYGTAPMLAWMVEEKDIEPHVPVWDKTERKDDSLSSNDFHWSQDANEYRCPAGKPLRSEWRAFTQQRSRVTKAKTVIYRSSQTDCATCPLKAKCCPNTPNRKIVRSIHEAARDVARRIAKTPEYLVSRCERKKVEMLFAHLKRIMKLDRLRLRGLTGATDEFTLAAMVQNLRRMAKLLPQGPPLTG